The Candidatus Tumulicola sp. genome has a window encoding:
- a CDS encoding sulfite oxidase-like oxidoreductase: MAREKLDDVLASRLPPGQYAVRDFPVLQVGEVPRFDPKTWRFRIGGEVDNPVELDWEKFTSLPTKIVRTDIHCVTRWTKFDTTWEGVPFSEIVSIGKPKPGVRFVLTHGAGGYSANLPLSIASGDDVLFAYKYEGEPLEPIHGGPMRMFAPKRYFWKSTKWCNGVEFLNDDRPGFWELRGYNNDADPWKEERYW, encoded by the coding sequence ATGGCTCGAGAGAAGCTCGACGACGTCCTCGCTTCACGGCTGCCGCCCGGCCAATACGCTGTGCGCGACTTTCCGGTGCTGCAGGTCGGCGAGGTGCCCCGTTTCGATCCAAAGACCTGGCGCTTCCGCATCGGCGGCGAGGTGGACAACCCGGTCGAGCTGGACTGGGAGAAGTTCACAAGCCTGCCCACCAAGATCGTCCGAACCGATATCCATTGCGTCACGCGCTGGACGAAATTCGACACGACGTGGGAAGGCGTTCCGTTTTCGGAGATCGTGAGCATCGGCAAGCCGAAGCCGGGCGTTCGTTTTGTGCTCACGCATGGGGCCGGCGGCTACAGCGCAAACCTGCCGCTCTCGATAGCAAGCGGAGACGACGTTTTGTTCGCCTACAAGTACGAAGGTGAGCCGCTTGAGCCCATCCACGGCGGTCCGATGCGCATGTTCGCGCCGAAGCGCTATTTCTGGAAAAGCACGAAGTGGTGCAACGGCGTCGAGTTCCTCAACGACGATCGCCCGGGGTTTTGGGAGTTGCGCGGTTATAACAACGACGCCGACCCCTGGAAGGAAGAACGCTACTGGTGA
- the thiE gene encoding thiamine phosphate synthase codes for MTPPVQADARIGAVRLYLITDSTPCVSPLEDFLEQAVAGGVGMVQLREKRLSDSELLDVARRCARACARLRIPFILNDRVDICLAAKADGVHLGQDDLPVESARALLGKGRIVGLSTHSREQIDAARRLAVDYIGVGPIFETPTKPGRSAVGAELIEHAAANAGLPFFAIGGLEPDTIAGVVRAGGTRASVLRWIAQAEDPRAAAAAMLAAMDAEGPALRS; via the coding sequence ATGACGCCGCCGGTGCAGGCCGACGCCCGCATCGGCGCCGTGCGGCTCTACCTCATCACCGACTCGACGCCGTGCGTCTCACCGCTCGAAGACTTTCTGGAGCAAGCGGTTGCGGGCGGGGTCGGCATGGTGCAGCTGCGCGAAAAGCGCCTATCCGATTCGGAATTGCTCGACGTCGCGCGGCGCTGTGCGCGGGCCTGTGCGCGCTTGCGGATCCCCTTCATCCTCAACGATCGCGTTGACATCTGTCTCGCCGCGAAAGCCGACGGCGTGCACCTCGGCCAGGACGATCTGCCGGTCGAGTCGGCCCGCGCGCTCTTGGGCAAGGGCCGCATCGTCGGGTTGTCCACCCACTCGCGAGAGCAGATCGACGCTGCGCGGCGGCTTGCCGTGGACTACATCGGCGTCGGTCCGATCTTCGAGACGCCGACCAAGCCTGGCCGGTCGGCCGTCGGGGCCGAACTCATCGAGCATGCGGCCGCCAACGCGGGCCTGCCGTTTTTCGCGATCGGTGGACTCGAGCCGGATACCATCGCCGGTGTTGTGCGCGCCGGAGGCACGCGCGCATCCGTGCTTCGCTGGATCGCGCAGGCAGAAGATCCGCGGGCCGCGGCGGCCGCCATGCTGGCGGCCATGGACGCGGAAGGTCCAGCGCTCCGTTCCTGA
- the thiS gene encoding sulfur carrier protein ThiS, with product MNVHANGKPCALRDGASVSDLLRELRLEPLQVIIERNGEPLERDSFSTTPLREGDRLEIAQMVGGG from the coding sequence ATGAACGTGCATGCGAACGGCAAGCCGTGCGCGCTGCGTGACGGCGCCTCCGTCAGCGACCTGCTTCGCGAGCTTCGTCTCGAGCCGTTGCAGGTGATCATCGAGCGCAACGGCGAGCCGCTCGAGCGGGATAGTTTTTCCACCACGCCGCTGCGCGAAGGCGATCGCCTAGAGATCGCTCAGATGGTCGGAGGAGGATGA
- the thiH gene encoding 2-iminoacetate synthase ThiH, with the protein MPFSTEFDPAAIARALARGARADADAVRGAAAQGAPTLEQTAALLSECGGASLEELAQAAHAATVARFGRTIGLYAPLYLSNECVCTCTYCGFSMGLDIKRRTLRIDEVVREARTLAGRGMRNILLVSAEHPKRISVEYVAQCVRETKRLAPYVALEIAATEVEQYRMYADAGCDGVVLYQETYDSDAYAAHHLGGPKKQYHWRLDAPERASQGGIRHLGIGALLGLADWRFEALALVAHARYLERNCWRAQINLSLPRINHAEGGYVPKHPIDDRDFVHMLCFLRLALPTAGIALSTREAPALRDRLVPLGVTLMSAGSSTEPGGYGEPGSAGEQFELEDTRTPQEVAARLRELGYDPVFKDWEVMASPAARGVAREARTMTTP; encoded by the coding sequence ATGCCTTTTTCGACGGAATTCGACCCGGCAGCGATCGCACGCGCGCTCGCGCGCGGCGCGCGCGCGGACGCCGACGCCGTCCGCGGCGCTGCCGCGCAGGGCGCGCCGACGCTCGAGCAAACTGCCGCGTTGCTCTCCGAATGCGGCGGCGCAAGCCTCGAGGAACTTGCACAGGCGGCGCATGCCGCCACGGTAGCGCGCTTCGGCAGGACGATCGGGTTGTATGCTCCGCTGTATCTGAGCAACGAGTGCGTGTGCACGTGCACGTACTGCGGCTTTTCGATGGGACTCGACATCAAGCGGCGCACGCTGCGCATCGACGAGGTCGTGCGCGAAGCGCGCACGCTCGCGGGCCGCGGCATGCGCAACATCCTGCTGGTCTCGGCGGAGCACCCCAAACGCATCAGCGTCGAATATGTGGCGCAATGCGTACGCGAGACGAAGAGGCTGGCCCCGTATGTCGCGCTGGAGATCGCCGCCACGGAAGTCGAGCAGTACCGGATGTATGCAGACGCCGGCTGCGACGGCGTGGTGCTCTACCAAGAGACGTACGATTCCGACGCCTACGCCGCGCACCATCTGGGCGGCCCGAAGAAGCAATACCACTGGCGCCTTGACGCACCCGAGCGAGCATCGCAAGGCGGCATCCGCCATCTCGGCATCGGCGCGCTGTTAGGCCTGGCGGATTGGCGCTTCGAAGCTCTTGCTCTGGTCGCACACGCCCGCTACCTCGAACGCAACTGTTGGCGCGCGCAGATCAATTTGTCCTTGCCCCGCATCAACCACGCGGAGGGCGGGTACGTGCCGAAGCATCCCATCGATGATCGGGACTTCGTCCACATGTTGTGCTTCTTGCGCTTGGCGCTGCCGACGGCGGGCATCGCGCTTTCGACCCGCGAGGCACCCGCGCTGCGCGATCGACTCGTGCCCCTTGGCGTGACGCTGATGAGCGCCGGTTCGAGCACCGAGCCGGGCGGATACGGTGAGCCCGGCAGCGCCGGCGAGCAATTCGAACTCGAGGACACGCGTACGCCGCAAGAAGTGGCGGCGCGGCTGCGCGAGCTCGGTTACGATCCGGTGTTCAAGGATTGGGAAGTCATGGCTTCCCCCGCGGCTCGCGGCGTTGCGAGGGAAGCACGGACGATGACGACGCCATGA
- a CDS encoding thiazole synthase produces the protein MAEAVTDLFELGGRTFRSRLIVGTGKFASPELMADALAASGAELVTVALRRVELDSPSNPITDFIDRERYLIVPNTSGAADADEAVRLARLARSAGLPAWVKVEVIPDPRYLMPDPVDTLKACEALVKEGFVVLPYIHADPVLAKRLEEVGVAAVMPLAAPIGSGRGLKMEAAIAIIIEQARVPVIVDAGLGVPSHASAAMEMGADAVLVNTAIAAAAQPARMARAFKLGVEAGRMSRLAGRAPELPLATASSPLTGFLE, from the coding sequence GTGGCAGAAGCAGTGACCGACCTGTTCGAACTTGGCGGCCGGACGTTCCGTTCGCGCCTCATCGTCGGCACGGGCAAGTTCGCGAGCCCGGAGTTGATGGCAGATGCGCTTGCCGCCTCCGGCGCGGAACTCGTCACGGTAGCGCTTCGGCGCGTGGAGCTCGACTCGCCGAGCAATCCGATAACAGATTTCATCGATCGCGAGCGCTACCTCATCGTGCCGAACACTTCGGGCGCCGCCGATGCGGATGAAGCGGTGCGCCTCGCGCGTCTGGCTCGCTCCGCCGGCCTCCCGGCGTGGGTGAAAGTCGAGGTCATCCCCGATCCGCGCTACCTCATGCCGGATCCCGTGGACACGCTCAAAGCGTGCGAAGCGCTCGTCAAAGAAGGCTTCGTCGTGCTGCCGTACATCCACGCCGACCCGGTGCTGGCCAAGCGCCTTGAAGAAGTCGGCGTCGCCGCGGTCATGCCGCTTGCCGCACCGATCGGCTCGGGGCGTGGATTGAAAATGGAAGCCGCCATCGCGATCATCATCGAGCAGGCGCGCGTGCCAGTCATCGTCGACGCGGGTCTGGGCGTGCCCTCGCACGCTTCTGCCGCGATGGAGATGGGCGCAGATGCGGTGCTCGTCAATACCGCGATCGCGGCAGCCGCGCAACCGGCACGCATGGCTCGCGCGTTCAAACTCGGGGTCGAGGCCGGGCGGATGTCGCGCCTCGCAGGGCGCGCCCCTGAACTGCCGCTCGCCACGGCATCGAGTCCGCTCACAGGCTTCCTCGAGTAG
- a CDS encoding NAD(P)/FAD-dependent oxidoreductase — MELFDITAIGGGPSGLFALFYAGMRGAKAKVIDALPELGGQLYALYPEKWIYDMPGYPAILGADLVKACIEQAMQWPHAVCLEERVQHIEKLPDGNIKVTTDKTEHLSKTVVLCSGIGAFTPRKLAAPTAEQFEGKGLTYYARNFDDFADKRVVVVGGGDSAVDYALAIAKKAKSVDVVHRSQFRAHPHTVGQLRASVSAIHQPDHEIKEVHGDGKVEAVTIVNTKSKEETRVPTDMILCALGFVSDLGEVKKWGIEIEGSGIKVNTATQETNVKGIYAAGDVISHPGKLKLIACGTSEAAIAVNQAINYMDPSQKVQPVHSSNLTLPISAKVGAKP; from the coding sequence GTGGAACTGTTCGATATAACCGCGATCGGCGGCGGCCCGTCGGGCCTCTTCGCTCTTTTCTATGCGGGCATGCGCGGGGCCAAAGCCAAGGTCATCGATGCTTTGCCTGAATTGGGCGGCCAGCTCTATGCGCTGTACCCGGAAAAATGGATCTACGACATGCCCGGCTACCCCGCTATCCTTGGAGCGGATCTGGTGAAAGCATGCATCGAGCAGGCCATGCAGTGGCCGCACGCGGTATGCCTCGAAGAGCGCGTGCAGCACATCGAAAAACTGCCCGACGGCAACATCAAAGTGACGACCGACAAAACCGAGCACTTGAGCAAGACCGTCGTCCTGTGCTCTGGCATCGGCGCCTTCACGCCGCGCAAGCTCGCGGCCCCGACCGCCGAGCAGTTCGAAGGCAAAGGCTTGACGTACTACGCGCGCAACTTCGACGACTTCGCGGACAAGCGCGTGGTGGTGGTGGGCGGCGGCGACTCGGCGGTCGACTACGCGCTCGCCATCGCGAAGAAAGCGAAATCGGTCGACGTGGTGCACCGCTCGCAGTTCCGCGCGCATCCCCATACGGTCGGGCAGCTGCGCGCGTCGGTCAGCGCGATCCATCAGCCCGACCACGAGATCAAGGAAGTGCACGGCGACGGCAAGGTCGAGGCGGTGACGATCGTCAACACCAAGTCGAAAGAAGAGACACGCGTGCCCACCGACATGATCCTGTGCGCGCTCGGCTTCGTCTCCGACCTGGGTGAAGTGAAGAAGTGGGGCATCGAGATCGAAGGCAGCGGCATCAAGGTCAACACCGCCACGCAAGAGACCAACGTGAAGGGCATCTATGCGGCCGGCGACGTGATCTCGCATCCGGGCAAACTCAAACTGATCGCGTGCGGCACGTCCGAGGCCGCCATCGCGGTCAACCAGGCGATCAATTACATGGATCCGAGCCAGAAAGTACAGCCCGTGCACTCGAGCAACTTGACGCTGCCGATCTCCGCCAAAGTCGGCGCCAAGCCGTAG
- a CDS encoding DoxX family membrane protein codes for MATSSGSNNAWLAVLRIFTGIFWLYHGYGKLTNPEWSAPNGLMVQIVQNMIKDTSGPYHDFVVNVVLTHVQVVANLVAWGELLVGVSLLLGLLTIAGGIGGAFLALQYFIAKGSFMTLAGWTAFDMFTAVVSLVCALAPGARTFSLDALLFRGRRR; via the coding sequence GTGGCAACCTCTTCCGGCTCCAACAACGCCTGGCTTGCGGTGCTCCGCATCTTCACCGGCATCTTTTGGCTTTATCACGGATACGGCAAACTGACTAACCCGGAGTGGTCGGCGCCGAACGGCCTGATGGTCCAGATCGTGCAGAACATGATCAAAGACACGAGCGGGCCGTACCACGATTTCGTCGTCAACGTCGTGCTCACGCACGTGCAAGTGGTCGCGAACCTCGTCGCTTGGGGCGAACTGCTCGTCGGCGTCTCGCTGCTCCTCGGACTGCTCACCATCGCCGGCGGCATCGGCGGCGCTTTCCTGGCGCTGCAATACTTCATCGCGAAGGGCTCGTTCATGACGCTGGCCGGCTGGACGGCCTTCGATATGTTCACGGCGGTCGTGAGTCTCGTGTGCGCGCTTGCGCCGGGCGCGAGAACGTTTTCGCTCGATGCTCTGCTGTTCAGGGGCAGGCGACGCTAG
- a CDS encoding YciI family protein, producing MRYVVLVDYTDMEARAKVLDRHRAYIEAARQRGVVTESGPFEDGKGGMYILKLPDEAAARDFVANDPYQEAHLRITLRPWKSTAG from the coding sequence ATGCGCTACGTAGTGCTAGTGGACTACACGGATATGGAAGCGCGCGCCAAGGTGTTGGATCGCCATCGCGCTTATATCGAGGCGGCCCGGCAAAGGGGCGTCGTCACCGAATCAGGTCCCTTCGAGGACGGCAAAGGCGGCATGTATATCCTCAAACTGCCGGATGAAGCCGCCGCGCGCGATTTCGTCGCCAACGATCCGTATCAGGAGGCGCACCTGCGCATCACGCTGCGCCCCTGGAAATCAACCGCCGGCTAG
- a CDS encoding ATP-dependent Clp protease ATP-binding subunit, protein MSAAAACERCGKRPAVGSAPILRGGKIAVASLCAQCMAAQTRSGLAVLGGAALAAIAAGLGAALFAERLSRSNPDVATQAPEGATAERPRGGFAATPNRHRTPMLNSFSRDLTQLASENRLDPVIGRDTEIERIIRILARRNKNNPVLIGDAGVGKTAIVEGLARRMARGDVPRTLIGRRVLALTLAGVVAGTKYRGEFEARLNRVLEELARWPDDVILFIDELHTIVGAGSAEGSTVDAANMLKPALARGEIRCIGATTFDEYRRYIESDEALERRFAPIVIEEPSPEAALEMLRGTRDRYEHHHRVRIADETLAASVQLSARYIMDRNLPDKAFDVLDEACAMVALRGEHEVGAADIARIVSGWTGVPLDTLESGEAERLLRFEDLLSERIVGQDDAVRAVAECVRRGRAGMKEHRGPMGALLFVGPTGVGKTELARATAAALFGSDDALLRFDMSEFSQPLAVTRLVGAPPGYSGHERAGELTEAVRRRPYSVVLFDEIDRAHSEVVDLLLQLLDDGRLTDSQSRAVDFRNALVILTATAPSSGDLSRVGEHLSSELLNRLDDAVVFHPLGRSQIRHIIALQVRPLVAAAAEKGIALRVSDAALEILAAEAEDQRQGGRLVRRVLERRLSAPLAKAVLAGEFRSGHSVLAEAGAQGGITLQLCAT, encoded by the coding sequence GTGAGCGCGGCGGCGGCGTGCGAGCGTTGCGGCAAACGGCCTGCGGTCGGATCTGCTCCGATATTGCGTGGCGGCAAAATCGCAGTAGCTTCCCTGTGCGCGCAGTGCATGGCGGCGCAGACGCGCAGCGGGCTCGCGGTGCTCGGGGGAGCGGCGCTGGCGGCGATCGCCGCAGGTTTGGGCGCCGCGCTGTTCGCCGAACGACTGTCGCGCTCGAATCCCGATGTCGCGACTCAGGCGCCTGAAGGCGCGACCGCCGAGCGCCCTCGCGGCGGCTTCGCCGCGACTCCCAATCGCCACCGGACGCCGATGCTCAACTCGTTTTCGCGCGATCTCACGCAGCTTGCGAGCGAGAACCGCCTCGATCCCGTCATCGGGCGCGACACCGAGATCGAGCGCATCATCCGGATCCTCGCCCGCCGCAACAAGAACAATCCGGTGCTCATCGGGGACGCCGGCGTCGGCAAGACGGCCATCGTCGAAGGACTCGCGCGCCGCATGGCGCGGGGCGACGTGCCGCGCACGCTCATCGGCCGCCGCGTTTTGGCCTTGACGCTCGCCGGCGTCGTAGCGGGCACGAAGTATCGAGGCGAATTCGAAGCTCGCCTCAATCGCGTGCTGGAGGAGCTGGCGCGCTGGCCGGACGACGTCATCTTGTTCATCGACGAACTGCACACCATCGTCGGCGCCGGCAGCGCCGAAGGCTCGACGGTGGACGCGGCCAACATGCTCAAACCAGCGCTGGCGCGCGGCGAGATCCGCTGCATCGGGGCGACCACGTTCGATGAATACCGGCGCTACATAGAGTCCGACGAGGCGCTCGAGCGCCGCTTTGCGCCGATCGTCATCGAGGAGCCGTCGCCGGAAGCTGCGTTGGAGATGTTGCGCGGCACGCGCGACCGCTACGAGCACCACCATCGCGTGCGCATCGCCGACGAAACGCTTGCCGCGTCCGTGCAGTTGAGCGCGCGCTATATCATGGACCGCAACCTGCCGGACAAGGCGTTTGACGTGCTCGACGAAGCGTGCGCGATGGTCGCGCTGCGCGGCGAACATGAAGTGGGCGCGGCGGATATCGCGCGGATCGTCTCGGGCTGGACGGGCGTGCCTCTGGACACGCTTGAAAGCGGGGAAGCCGAACGGCTGCTGCGCTTCGAAGATCTGCTGAGCGAGCGCATCGTAGGCCAGGACGACGCGGTGCGAGCTGTCGCCGAGTGCGTGCGCCGCGGGCGCGCCGGCATGAAAGAGCATCGCGGCCCGATGGGCGCGCTCCTATTCGTGGGACCGACCGGCGTCGGCAAGACGGAGCTGGCGCGAGCCACCGCGGCGGCGTTGTTCGGGAGCGACGACGCGCTCCTGCGCTTTGACATGTCTGAGTTCTCGCAGCCGCTAGCGGTGACGCGGCTGGTCGGCGCGCCACCGGGCTACTCCGGTCACGAGCGCGCTGGCGAGCTCACCGAGGCCGTGCGCCGTCGCCCGTACAGCGTCGTGCTGTTCGACGAAATCGATCGAGCGCATTCGGAAGTCGTCGACCTGCTGCTGCAGCTGCTCGATGACGGGCGGCTCACGGATTCGCAATCGCGAGCGGTGGATTTCCGCAACGCGCTCGTCATCTTGACCGCGACGGCGCCGAGTTCGGGCGATCTTTCCCGCGTGGGCGAGCATCTTTCGAGCGAATTGCTCAACCGGCTCGATGACGCGGTCGTCTTCCACCCGTTGGGGCGTTCGCAGATCCGCCACATCATCGCCCTGCAAGTGCGACCCCTCGTGGCGGCAGCGGCGGAGAAAGGCATCGCGCTGCGGGTGTCGGACGCCGCCCTCGAGATACTGGCGGCTGAAGCCGAAGATCAGCGTCAAGGCGGGCGGTTGGTGCGTCGCGTGCTCGAACGCCGCTTAAGCGCGCCGCTGGCCAAAGCGGTGCTGGCCGGAGAATTTCGAAGCGGACACAGCGTCTTGGCGGAAGCCGGCGCTCAAGGAGGCATCACGCTGCAACTATGCGCTACGTAG
- a CDS encoding CoA pyrophosphatase, with the protein MARGTPSKDVGSHLKHAGAAPGIQLLRERLAARRPLALRDAPATRRAAVLVPIIGSDDDLILLLFQRTHSVLEHKGEICFPGGSIEAEDRNVTDAALREANEELGLQRADVTLLGQLDDVHTIASSYIITPVVGHLTRMPELICDPLEVERPVIVSLRELTAPGACGTQWLEWGGVSRLRYYYDVAGGRIWGATARMLHELLEVWFGAR; encoded by the coding sequence ATGGCGCGAGGAACTCCTTCCAAAGACGTAGGTTCGCACCTGAAACACGCGGGCGCCGCCCCCGGTATCCAGCTCTTGCGGGAACGGCTCGCCGCGCGCCGCCCGCTTGCGCTGCGCGACGCACCTGCCACCCGGAGAGCGGCGGTGCTCGTGCCGATCATCGGATCGGACGACGACCTCATCCTGCTCCTCTTCCAGCGAACCCACTCCGTGCTTGAGCATAAAGGCGAGATTTGTTTCCCCGGCGGCTCGATCGAAGCTGAAGATAGGAACGTGACCGATGCGGCGCTGCGCGAGGCGAACGAAGAGTTGGGGTTGCAGCGCGCCGACGTCACGCTGCTCGGGCAGCTGGACGACGTCCACACGATCGCGAGCAGCTACATCATCACGCCGGTCGTCGGACACTTGACGCGCATGCCCGAGTTGATCTGCGATCCGCTCGAGGTGGAGCGCCCCGTGATCGTGTCGCTGCGCGAACTCACGGCGCCGGGCGCCTGTGGCACGCAGTGGCTCGAATGGGGCGGAGTGAGCCGCCTGCGCTACTACTATGACGTCGCGGGTGGGCGCATTTGGGGCGCCACGGCGCGCATGCTTCACGAGCTGCTCGAAGTCTGGTTCGGTGCGCGGTGA
- the iscX gene encoding Fe-S cluster assembly protein IscX produces the protein MGLTWQDVEDIGFELAQAHPDKDPREVPLPELLQLVTDLDDFEDDPERVDEGTLERIAAAWREELLPKT, from the coding sequence ATGGGCCTTACTTGGCAAGACGTTGAAGACATCGGGTTCGAGTTGGCGCAGGCTCATCCGGACAAGGATCCTCGCGAGGTGCCCTTGCCCGAGCTGCTGCAATTGGTCACCGACCTCGACGATTTCGAAGACGATCCCGAGCGGGTCGACGAGGGAACGCTCGAGCGCATCGCCGCCGCATGGCGCGAGGAACTCCTTCCAAAGACGTAG
- a CDS encoding enoyl-ACP reductase: protein MDRLLSGKTALVMGVANRWSIAYAIAKALHAHGAALALTYEGERTRDEVEKLGVELGDAHTTLCDVGKDESIAALRASLESKGIKLDALVHSLAFARKEELGGKFYATTRDGFSLALDISAYSLVALVRELRPLLNPNASVMAMTYLGSVRAVMNYNVMGVAKAALESVVRYLALDLGEEGGVRVNAISAGPIKTASARAVSGFTNIVGEVAKRSPLRRNVVAEDVGNVATFLASDLSSGISGQVLYVDAGYNIVGIV, encoded by the coding sequence ATGGACCGGCTGTTGTCGGGCAAGACCGCGCTCGTCATGGGGGTGGCGAACCGCTGGAGCATCGCATACGCGATCGCAAAGGCGCTTCACGCGCACGGGGCCGCTCTCGCGCTCACCTATGAAGGCGAGCGCACCAGGGACGAAGTCGAAAAGCTCGGCGTGGAGCTGGGCGACGCGCATACGACGCTCTGCGACGTGGGCAAAGACGAAAGCATCGCCGCGCTGCGCGCCTCGCTGGAATCAAAAGGGATCAAGCTCGACGCGCTCGTGCACAGCTTGGCTTTTGCGCGCAAGGAAGAACTCGGCGGCAAATTCTACGCCACGACGCGAGATGGTTTTTCGCTGGCGCTCGATATCAGCGCATATTCGCTCGTCGCTTTGGTCCGGGAGCTGCGGCCGCTCCTCAACCCCAACGCGTCGGTCATGGCGATGACGTATTTGGGGTCGGTGCGCGCGGTCATGAACTACAACGTCATGGGGGTGGCCAAAGCCGCTCTCGAGTCGGTCGTTCGGTATCTGGCGCTCGATCTCGGCGAAGAAGGCGGGGTGCGCGTCAACGCTATCTCGGCCGGTCCGATCAAGACCGCCTCGGCTCGAGCGGTCAGCGGCTTCACGAACATCGTCGGGGAGGTCGCGAAGCGTTCGCCGCTGCGCCGCAACGTGGTGGCGGAGGACGTCGGCAACGTCGCGACGTTTCTCGCCTCGGATCTCTCGTCCGGCATCAGCGGCCAAGTCCTGTACGTAGACGCCGGCTACAATATCGTCGGCATCGTGTAG
- a CDS encoding superoxide dismutase: MPFTVPNLPYAYDALEPHIDKETMTLHHDKHHAAYVNNLNAAIEKHPELGSKSVEDLIKNLSGVPDDIRTAVRNNGGGHVNHSMFWEIMGPGGGGDPKGALADAIKSTFGDLATFKTQFQDAGVKQFGSGWVWLVVADGKLQVVSTPNQDNPMSQGHKPVMGNDVWEHAYYLKYQNRRPDYLKAWWNVVNWDAIAKRFDAAKK, encoded by the coding sequence ATGCCCTTTACCGTACCGAACCTGCCGTATGCATACGATGCACTCGAGCCGCACATCGACAAGGAGACCATGACGCTGCACCACGACAAGCATCATGCCGCGTACGTGAACAACCTCAACGCCGCGATCGAGAAACATCCCGAGCTCGGCAGCAAGAGCGTCGAGGATCTCATCAAGAACTTGAGCGGGGTGCCCGACGACATCCGCACGGCCGTGCGCAACAACGGCGGCGGACATGTGAACCATAGCATGTTTTGGGAGATCATGGGACCAGGCGGCGGCGGCGACCCCAAAGGCGCGCTTGCCGACGCCATCAAGAGCACGTTCGGCGACCTTGCCACGTTCAAGACGCAATTCCAAGACGCCGGCGTCAAGCAGTTCGGCAGCGGTTGGGTGTGGCTCGTCGTCGCGGACGGCAAGCTGCAAGTGGTCAGCACGCCCAACCAGGACAACCCGATGTCGCAAGGCCACAAGCCGGTCATGGGCAACGACGTTTGGGAGCACGCCTACTATTTGAAATATCAGAACCGGCGGCCCGACTACCTCAAGGCGTGGTGGAACGTCGTGAACTGGGACGCGATAGCCAAGCGCTTCGACGCGGCCAAGAAATAA
- the moaD gene encoding molybdopterin converting factor subunit 1, with protein MTIRLFASHREALGRSSLQAELPEGTTAAGAFARLAQEHPSLASSARSVAFAVNREHAPPETALRDGDELALLPPVAGG; from the coding sequence GTGACGATTCGATTGTTCGCGTCCCATCGAGAAGCGCTCGGACGCAGCTCGTTGCAAGCCGAACTGCCGGAGGGCACTACGGCCGCCGGCGCGTTCGCGCGCCTTGCGCAAGAGCATCCATCGCTTGCTTCGTCCGCTCGCAGCGTCGCCTTTGCGGTGAACCGCGAACACGCGCCGCCCGAAACGGCGTTGCGCGACGGCGATGAGTTGGCGCTGCTTCCCCCAGTAGCCGGCGGATGA
- a CDS encoding molybdenum cofactor biosynthesis protein MoaE, translating into MSRHFVLTHEPLDEYLAAQVISQDGAGGVVTFVGRVRDSARGHEVTRLEYEAYPEMVEHVFADIAAQARKQFAITDIAIHHRVGALEIGDVSVVIAVSAPHRGAAFDACRYAIDRLKLIAPIWKKEHSPDGAVWVDDRP; encoded by the coding sequence ATGAGCAGACATTTCGTCCTCACCCACGAGCCGCTTGACGAATACCTCGCGGCGCAAGTCATCTCCCAAGACGGCGCCGGCGGCGTTGTGACCTTCGTCGGTCGCGTGCGCGACAGCGCACGCGGACATGAGGTCACGCGGCTCGAGTACGAGGCGTACCCCGAAATGGTGGAGCACGTCTTCGCCGACATCGCCGCGCAAGCGCGCAAGCAGTTCGCCATCACGGACATCGCGATCCATCATCGCGTAGGCGCGCTGGAGATCGGCGACGTGAGCGTGGTCATCGCGGTGTCGGCGCCGCACCGCGGCGCCGCATTTGACGCATGCCGTTACGCGATCGACCGGCTCAAGCTCATCGCGCCGATCTGGAAGAAGGAACACTCACCCGACGGCGCCGTTTGGGTGGACGATAGACCCTAA